The DNA segment taCTCATTGCCCTGTTTCCCGTCGTCAGTTCCAGCCAAGCAGCCGCCCCATATGCAGGGACTCATTAAGCTCATTCCCCAATCTCTATCTTTGACCTAGAGGGATTGTTCTTGCATCACACCTGAAACCTCTGGAACAAAAGGACAAAGTAGGAGGAAGGAGATTTGTGTCCTGGAACTGTCATACTACTCGGGAAAAGACTTCTCAAGATGTGGTCACTGAAATGCCCCAGGTAGGTGTGGGTCAGCCTCGTTAGCCTAGCAGGATTTCCCTGTTAAAACTATGACCCTGTCTTGTAATAGCACACACCTCTTCCTTATGTCTCAGGAAAcccaataaacaaacacacacatacacacacaccaatcccAGAACAGCAATCAGATATCAGATGTTGGACCGAGTTGAGACATGCTCTACAGTCCTCTAATGTTCCTTCTGGTAGACAGTGTAGTGACCCTGGGACAGTACTGGAGAGGGACCCAGCCTGCCAGACCTTTGACTTTTACTcgagtttctttttctcttcctgagATTTATCGTACACTATTTTACTTTTCCCAAAGCAAGCTCTGACTCACTCTAAACAGCCAGGAGCTATGTTTCCTTTCTCAGGGGGAAACCCCAGTACAAAGGAGATCTTCAGATCTCAGCCTGGATTCCTTTGGCCCACCCgccctcttttctcctccctccccagctccCTCATCTGAAAACGAGGCCGCAGAGACCAGCCCTCCCTGAGCTCAGAGAACAGTTGCAACACTAACATAAAAACTTAtacgccacccccaccccaccccatcggAACGGCAAGAAGAGCTCTGAACCTGTTTTCCTTTGCCATGCAGGAGAAATCACCGGTGCAGCCCACCACCTCTGCAGAATTTTACCGCGATTGGCGGCGACACTTACGAAGTGGGTCAGAGCGCTACCAAGCCCTGCTCCAGCTTGGGGGGTCCAAGCTGGGCCACCTCTTCCAGACAGATGTGGGCTTTGGACTTCTCGGGGAGTTGCTGGTGGCATTGGCTGAGCATGTGAAGCCGAGTGATCGGAGGGCAGTGCTAGGGATTCTGCACAGCCTGGCTAACACTGGGCGGTTCACCTTAAACCTCAGCCTGCTGAGCCACGCAGAGCGAGAGAGCTGCCAGCTCTTGTTTCAGAAGTTGCAGGCCATGGGCACCACCAGACCCATGCAGGAGGGCCTCAGCATGGAGGAGCCATCTGCTGGGCTACAGGGAGAAGAAGGGCTCCTACAGGAGCTGCTCGGACTGTATGGAATCCATTGATAGGACTGGCTGCCCTCAGCATTCctcagaagacattttaaaaaggcCTTTTACGCGTTTGAGCGTTtttcctacatgtatgtatgtccacCATGCGGGTATGCAGTGCCTGAAGAGGCCGGAACTGGGTGTTGGAGCCTCTCTAGAAGCGTAATTACAAATGATCGTGAGCTGTCATTCTGTGGTGTTTACCTTGTATTTTCTGCAGAATTGTTGAAAGGatggttgttaaaaaaaaaaaccaaacaaacaaaaaaaacaaaaacaaaaacaaaaacaaaaaacccatagcactggggctggagagatggctcagttgttaagagcactgactgctcttccagaggtcttgaattcaaatcccagcaaccacatggtggctcaaaaccatctgtaatgggatctgatgccctcttctggtgtgtctgaagacagctacagtgtacttctatataataaataaatctttttaaaaaggaaaaaaaaaaacggggctagggatttagctcagtggtagagcgcttacctaggaagcgcaaggccctgggttcggtccccagctccggaaaaaaaaagaaccacaaaaaaaaaaaaataaaaaggaaaaagaaaaagagaaagaaacccacAGCACTTCCCTTTTCAAGTACTGGGCTTTTCCACTCATAATTTGATCTGTGTGGATCCCCAGAATAGCCAAAGGCTCAACTGGCCGAGAGTGTTTTGCTACCTAACCCCAAGCCTGCCACGCCCCAAATGACAGATAAGCACTGATCATAACTCCTAAGCAGAATATTTATAACCCAGAGCCAGTGAATGAACAGCTAATCAACAAGAAGCAAATGCTGCTTCATTCGAGATGCAGAACCCGCCTCGTTCCTCCCCGCCAGGGATCTAATTCTTCCACAGGTTGAGCCTGGGAACTCCCCAAGCCTTTGCCTCACTCAGGTCTGGCTAGCATCCCAGATGTCCAGGTGATCAAGAGAGAGTTTTCCGTTATCTCTCCGATTGATGAAAGGATGCTCTCTCAGGCAGGCAGAGCAGAGGGCGCTTTCAGCTCATTCTAGATTCCCTTGGCCCATTTTGGGGTAAGTGCCAGCATTCTAGAAAGGTGAGAGTGCTAAGTTCTAGAATGATTTTCCCTCAAAATGATTGTCCCTGCACATTAGAACAGCATCTTGTACTTCAGCTGGGAATAAATTACCCTTGGCTCGCTCCTCTGCAATTTATTGCTTCTTTTCCTGCCTGTTTGAACCTTTATCTAGTGGCCTCTCGGCAACGATTTCTATAACACCATAGGTCTTTGGAGCCTCAATTTTTGCCCTGGCTCCCTCAAGACCC comes from the Rattus norvegicus strain BN/NHsdMcwi chromosome 10, GRCr8, whole genome shotgun sequence genome and includes:
- the Ccdc103 gene encoding coiled-coil domain-containing protein 103; the protein is MEKTDVINFKALEKELQAALAADEKYKRENAAKLRAVEQRVPSYEEFRGIVLASHLKPLEQKDKVGGRRFVSWNCHTTREKTSQDVVTEMPQEKSPVQPTTSAEFYRDWRRHLRSGSERYQALLQLGGSKLGHLFQTDVGFGLLGELLVALAEHVKPSDRRAVLGILHSLANTGRFTLNLSLLSHAERESCQLLFQKLQAMGTTRPMQEGLSMEEPSAGLQGEEGLLQELLGLYGIH